A stretch of Arctopsyche grandis isolate Sample6627 chromosome 9, ASM5162203v2, whole genome shotgun sequence DNA encodes these proteins:
- the Coprox gene encoding oxygen-dependent coproporphyrinogen-III oxidase isoform X1, with product MLYKTFKILAPLCTYTAAKKKNFSYIGAAIFGTGFVAYSEYKRNAEMAKSNIKVDKFMAEPITSLAQLNNSSDDMKTKVELMIMRIQAEFCRALEAEEDRETKFIVDRWEREQGGGGITCVMQDGRIFEKAGVNISVVSGNLPPGAIQQMRSRGKKLSDGHLPFFAAGVSAVIHPRNPMVPTIHFNYRYFEVTDSDGSVQWWFGGGTDLTPYYLNEEDTKHFHGSLKKACDKHDKSYYPKFKKWCDDYFFIPHRQERRGVGGIFFDDIDSPTKEKAFAFVTSCADAVIPSYIPLVKQHKDDAYGYHERQWQLLRRGRYVEFNLMYDRGTKFGLHTPGARYESILMSLPLNAKWEYMHKPKPESLEGKLLEVLRNPRNWLNTEEAK from the exons ATGTTGTACAAAACGTTTAAAATCTTAGCTCCCCTGTGCACCTACACGGCggctaagaaaaaaaatttcag TTACATAGGTGCAGCCATATTCGGAACGGGTTTCGTAGCATATTCAGAATACAAAAGAAATGCAGAGATGGCAAAATCTAATATAAAAGTTGATAAATTCATGGCCGAACCGATAACATCGCTCGCCCAGTTGAATAACAGTTCCGACGATATGAAAACAAAAGTGGAGTTGATGATTATGAGAATCCAAGCAGAGTTCTGCAGAGCGTTGGAAGCTGAAGAGGATAGA GAGACTAAATTCATCGTCGACAGGTGGGAGAGGGAGCAAGGAGGTGGGGGGATAACTTGTGTGATGCAAGACGGACGAATATTTGAGAAAGCTGGAGTTAATATATCCGTCGTCAGTGGAAACTTGCCACCTGGAGCCATACAACAAATGAGATCTAG AGGAAAGAAATTAAGCGACGGACATTTGCCTTTCTTCGCAGCAGGCGTCAGTGCCGTAATCCATCCACGTAATCCCATGGTGCCGACCATTCACTTCAACTACAGATACTTTGAAGTGACGGACAGTGATG GATCCGTACAATGGTGGTTTGGCGGTGGAACTGATCTCACTCCGTATTACTTAAACGAAGAAGACACCAAACATTTTCACGGCTCTCTAAAAAAAGCATGCGACAAACATGACAAGTCCTACTATCCAAA GTTCAAGAAATGGTGCGATGATTACTTCTTCATTCCACACCGGCAAGAGCGACGAGGCGTCGGTGGAATTTTCTTCGACGACATCGACAGTCCGACTAAAGAAAAAGCATTTGCGTTCGTAACCAGCTGTGCCGATGCCGTAATACCGAGCTACATCCCATTAG tGAAGCAACACAAAGATGACGCTTACGGTTACCACGAGCGACAATGGCAACTTTTACGGAGAGGCAGATACGTCGAATTCAATCTGATGTATGATCGGGGGACTAAATTTGGCCTCCACACTCCCGGTGCAAGATATGAATCTATATTGATGTCGTTGCCGTTGAATGCC AAATGGGAATACATGCATAAGCCTAAACCGGAGTCTTTGGAAGGAAAGCTTTTAGAAGTTTTAAGGAATCCACGCAATTGGTTGAATACTGAGGAAGCGAAATag
- the Coprox gene encoding oxygen-dependent coproporphyrinogen-III oxidase isoform X2 produces MLYKTFKILAPLCTYTAAKKKNFSYIGAAIFGTGFVAYSEYKRNAEMAKSNIKVDKFMAEPITSLAQLNNSSDDMKTKVELMIMRIQAEFCRALEAEEDRETKFIVDRWEREQGGGGITCVMQDGRIFEKAGVNISVVSGNLPPGAIQQMRSRGKKLSDGHLPFFAAGVSAVIHPRNPMVPTIHFNYRYFEVTDRSVQWWFGGGTDLTPYYLNEEDTKHFHGSLKKACDKHDKSYYPKFKKWCDDYFFIPHRQERRGVGGIFFDDIDSPTKEKAFAFVTSCADAVIPSYIPLVKQHKDDAYGYHERQWQLLRRGRYVEFNLMYDRGTKFGLHTPGARYESILMSLPLNAKWEYMHKPKPESLEGKLLEVLRNPRNWLNTEEAK; encoded by the exons ATGTTGTACAAAACGTTTAAAATCTTAGCTCCCCTGTGCACCTACACGGCggctaagaaaaaaaatttcag TTACATAGGTGCAGCCATATTCGGAACGGGTTTCGTAGCATATTCAGAATACAAAAGAAATGCAGAGATGGCAAAATCTAATATAAAAGTTGATAAATTCATGGCCGAACCGATAACATCGCTCGCCCAGTTGAATAACAGTTCCGACGATATGAAAACAAAAGTGGAGTTGATGATTATGAGAATCCAAGCAGAGTTCTGCAGAGCGTTGGAAGCTGAAGAGGATAGA GAGACTAAATTCATCGTCGACAGGTGGGAGAGGGAGCAAGGAGGTGGGGGGATAACTTGTGTGATGCAAGACGGACGAATATTTGAGAAAGCTGGAGTTAATATATCCGTCGTCAGTGGAAACTTGCCACCTGGAGCCATACAACAAATGAGATCTAG AGGAAAGAAATTAAGCGACGGACATTTGCCTTTCTTCGCAGCAGGCGTCAGTGCCGTAATCCATCCACGTAATCCCATGGTGCCGACCATTCACTTCAACTACAGATACTTTGAAGTGACGGACA GATCCGTACAATGGTGGTTTGGCGGTGGAACTGATCTCACTCCGTATTACTTAAACGAAGAAGACACCAAACATTTTCACGGCTCTCTAAAAAAAGCATGCGACAAACATGACAAGTCCTACTATCCAAA GTTCAAGAAATGGTGCGATGATTACTTCTTCATTCCACACCGGCAAGAGCGACGAGGCGTCGGTGGAATTTTCTTCGACGACATCGACAGTCCGACTAAAGAAAAAGCATTTGCGTTCGTAACCAGCTGTGCCGATGCCGTAATACCGAGCTACATCCCATTAG tGAAGCAACACAAAGATGACGCTTACGGTTACCACGAGCGACAATGGCAACTTTTACGGAGAGGCAGATACGTCGAATTCAATCTGATGTATGATCGGGGGACTAAATTTGGCCTCCACACTCCCGGTGCAAGATATGAATCTATATTGATGTCGTTGCCGTTGAATGCC AAATGGGAATACATGCATAAGCCTAAACCGGAGTCTTTGGAAGGAAAGCTTTTAGAAGTTTTAAGGAATCCACGCAATTGGTTGAATACTGAGGAAGCGAAATag
- the LOC143916577 gene encoding putative ATP-dependent RNA helicase DDX10: MGEEKVVEKTTKNNKKFKKFKPRKKTGEIECNLIESLQQRYSDISVDNIKSFKDLPLSVKTLRGLKDGKYFVPTEIQKQSIGFALQGKDILGAAKTGSGKTLAFLVPILEHLFCQKWTRLDGVGALIISPTRELAYQIFETLRKVGVHHDFSAGLIIGGQNLKFERKRMDQCNIMICTPGRLLQHMDENPLFNCSNMQILVLDEADRCLDLGFEAAMNSIIENLPPKRQTLLFSATQTKSVRDLARLSLSDPTYVAPHEQSEWSTPVSLQQNYVICEVHEKISILWSFIKNHLKQKSIVFMASCKQVKYVYEIFCKLRPGISLLALYGSLHQERREQIYKEFCRKSNVVLFATDLASRGLDFPLVNWVIQVDCPEDGNTYIHRVGRTARGLQGKGEGLLMLLPSEEEAMLLELKSKKIPINKIHIDPSKIMSPQRKMESFLAEFSELKQTAQRAFVSYAKSVFLMKNKNIFNIYALDTNAFAKSLGLVVPPRIRFLQKIKKNIEAQKQKNRSEDDVSDVSEESVNKSKKTRDDSDDDNDDSYQNESQTEGDGGFKFDISDDDGEDILTVKRRNHNVIDEVDEQPIDMEERPVKKKKSLTKAAIVKKLLNKKIVANTKVVFNEEGEALLNEKRDLRSELAKEYENEDKGGIDIEKAKLVLREEDRFDKERFREKIRLKHKEEKRKLKQSKKEEAEKDDFGSESESDGPDMSWLPDPDKVYGERKSDNDESPQNSSFEGNDRSSEDEDDNASEENIHRPLKRKLSVSKGIQQKSVKKMKKLRAGVKDLSASLSVSEAEKLAMQLLQSRK, from the exons ATGGGCGAGGAAAAAGTGGTCGAAAAGAcgacgaaaaataataaaaagttcaaGAAGTTTAAGCCGCGTAAGAAAACTGGAGAAATTGAATGCAATCTCATCGAAAGCCTCCAACAGCGCTATTCCGAT ATCAGCGTAGACAACATCAAAAGCTTCAAGGACTTACCGTTATCTGTGAAAACTTTGCGTGGCTTGAAAGACGGCAAATATTTCGTGCCGACTGAAATTCAAAAGCAATCCATAGGATTCGCTCTTCAAGGTAAAGACATCCTGGGTGCTGCGAAAACCGGGTCTGGTAAAACTTTAGCCTTCTTAGTGCCGATTTTAGAACACTTATTCTGCCAAAAATGGACTCGCTTGGACGGAGTCGGAGCTTTGATCATATCTCCGACTAGGGAATTGGCGTATCAAATCTTCGAGACTTTACGTAAAGTCGGTGTACATCACGATTTCTCAGCCGGTCTAATAATCGGTGGCCAAAATTTGAAGTTCGAGCGCAAAAGAATGGATCAATGCAACATTATGATATGCACACCTGGAAGACTTTTGCAGCATATGGACGAAAATCCGCTTTTCAATTGTAGCAATATGCAAATATTAGTGTTGGACGAGGCCGACAGGTGTTTAGATTTGGGTTTCGAAGCCGCTATGAATTCCATTATCGAGAATTTACCGCCTAAAAGGCAGACGTTGCTGTTTTCGGCCACGCAGACCAAATCAGTGCGGGATTTGGCTAGGTTGAGTTTGTCTGATCCGACTTACGTGGCTCCGCACGAGCAATCTGAATGGAGCACTCCCGTCTCGCTACAACAAAACTACGTCATATGCGAGGTGCATGAAAAGATATCGATATTATGGTCGTTCATTAAGAATCACTTGAAACAGAAGTCCATAGTTTTTATGGCAAGTTGTAAACAAGTCAAGTacgtttatgaaatattttgcaaGTTGAGGCCGGGTATAAGTCTTTTAGCCTTGTACGGGTCATTGCATCAAGAGCGTAGAGAGCAAATTTACAAAGAATTCTGTAGAAAGTCGAATGTAGTTTTGTTTGCTACGGATTTAGCGTCTCGAGGATTAGATTTTCCGCTGGTGAATTGGGTTATTCAGGTGGATTGTCCTGAAGACGGTAATACTTATATTCACAGAGTGGGGAGGACTGCTAGGGGTTTGCAAGGTAAGGGAGAAGGATTGTTGATGCTTTTGCCGAGTGAGGAAGAAGCCATGCTGTTAGAGTTGAAGTCGAAGAAGATACCCATAAACAAAATACACATAGACCCTAGCAAAATAATGTCTCCTCAGAGAAAAATGGAATCTTTCCTTGCTGAATTTTCCGAGCTGAAACAGACCGCACAAAGAGCTTTTGTATCGTATGCAAAATCAGTTTttctaatgaaaaataaaaatatattcaatatttatgctCTAGACACGAATGCTTTTGCGAAATCTCTCGGATTAGTCGTTCCACCTCGAATAAGATTTTTGCAAAAGATTAAAAAGAACATTGAAGcacaaaaacagaaaaatagaTCGGAAGATGATGTATCTGATGTTTCCGAAGAGAGTGTTAATAAATCGAAGAAAACTCGCGACGATTCTGACGATGACAATGATGATAGTTACCAAAATGAAAGTCAAACTGAAGGAGACGGTGGTTTCAAATTTGATATCTCCGATGATGACGGCGAAGACATTCTAACTGTCAAAAGGCGGAATCATAACGTAATTGATGAAGTCGATGAGCAGCCTATCGATATGGAGGAAAGGCCTGTAAAAAAGAAGAAGTCACTCACTAAGGCTGCGATtgtgaaaaaattgttaaacaaaaaaattgtagcaAATACTAAAGTTGTATTTAATGAAGAAGGAGAAGCGTTGTTGAATGAAAAGCGAGATTTGCGTTCAGAATTAGCCAAGGAATATGAGAACGAAGACAAGGGTGGAATAGATATTGAAAAAGCCAAATTAGTTCTGAGAGAAGAAGATAGATTTGATAAAGAAAGATTCAGAGAAAAAATCCGATTGAAACATAAAGAAGAGAAGCGAAAATTGaaacaaagtaaaaaagaaGAAGCGGAGAAAGATGATTTCGGTTCTGAGAGTGAATCCGACGGTCCCGACATGTCCTGGTTGCCAGACCCTGACAAAGTATATGGTGAGAGAAAAAGCGACAATGATGAAAGTCCTCAAAACAGCAGTTTTGAAGGCAACGATAGATCGAGCGAAGACGAAGATGACAATGCCAGTGAAGAAAATATACACAG gcctttaaaaagaaaattatcagttTCAAAAGGAATTCAACAAAAGAGtgtgaagaaaatgaaaaaactcAGGGCGGGAGTTAAAGATCTGTCAGCAAGTTTGAGTGTCAGCGAAGCTGAAAAACTTGCAATGCAATTGTTACAATCtagaaaataa